The following coding sequences lie in one Geotoga petraea genomic window:
- a CDS encoding HAD family hydrolase, with translation MNTFVFDLDGTLLNSNIEVSDKNKEALKNIIVNKNNLVLASGRMYSSMMHIIDNYIPFVENYAHIVSYNGSYVVDNQNQVLVEEGVNAQIAIDIVKYLKKINLHRQIYVKDELIVEEDNQEIKDYAKHASVKYEVVYDLIDYINKNKNLPLKILAVGDNSRLLKVQKELNTKFGNYLNIIMSFHSFLDIIPKNASKGIALEKLSKIYNLNLKKAHIFGDSENDIAMLEKTENSYAMGNAHEKVKNIAKYIVPSNDEEGVAYAVEKILNNGFYID, from the coding sequence ATGAATACTTTTGTTTTTGACCTTGACGGAACTCTTTTGAATTCAAACATAGAAGTATCAGATAAAAATAAAGAAGCTTTAAAAAATATTATAGTAAATAAAAATAATTTGGTACTTGCAAGTGGCAGAATGTATAGTTCTATGATGCATATTATAGATAATTATATCCCTTTTGTTGAAAATTATGCACATATTGTTTCTTATAATGGCTCTTACGTTGTAGACAATCAAAACCAAGTTTTAGTAGAAGAAGGCGTAAATGCTCAAATTGCGATTGACATAGTGAAATATTTGAAAAAAATAAATTTACACAGGCAAATATATGTAAAAGATGAATTGATTGTTGAAGAAGATAATCAAGAAATAAAAGATTATGCAAAACACGCATCAGTAAAATATGAAGTAGTTTATGACTTAATAGATTATATAAACAAAAATAAAAATCTACCTTTAAAAATTTTAGCTGTTGGTGATAATTCAAGGTTATTAAAAGTTCAAAAAGAATTAAACACGAAATTTGGAAACTACTTAAATATAATAATGTCATTCCACTCATTTTTGGATATTATTCCAAAAAATGCTTCGAAAGGAATTGCATTAGAAAAGCTTTCTAAAATATACAATTTAAACTTAAAAAAGGCTCATATTTTTGGTGATTCAGAAAATGATATTGCAATGCTTGAAAAAACAGAAAATTCTTATGCAATGGGAAATGCCCATGAGAAAGTTAAAAATATTGCAAAATATATAGTTCCTTCAAATGATGAAGAAGGTGTTGCTTATGCTGTTGAAAAAATTCTTAATAATGGTTTTTATATTGATTAA
- a CDS encoding diguanylate cyclase domain-containing protein translates to MGDNYNEMKERIVKLEKELDELKKKELEMDEVVKQHNELIQQEFLSFEEFVEDLVNRKIIDENTRVYSKDFFDKFFAIYFQKAFEANNEWGIVIIKLPHLNKLNLNEEKKIIERQLGKILRESVRIPLDYIFRYSKDTFIILLTDIFEDIFDKIINRINDRIKMLTDYSETCEIKSYYIPRDKISTDDVYKILEEF, encoded by the coding sequence ATGGGGGATAACTATAATGAAATGAAAGAACGTATTGTGAAATTGGAAAAAGAATTAGATGAGTTGAAAAAGAAAGAATTAGAAATGGATGAAGTTGTAAAACAACACAACGAACTAATCCAACAAGAGTTCTTGAGTTTTGAAGAATTTGTAGAAGACCTTGTAAACAGAAAGATAATAGATGAAAATACAAGGGTTTATTCGAAAGATTTCTTTGATAAATTTTTTGCCATTTATTTTCAAAAAGCATTTGAAGCTAATAATGAATGGGGGATTGTAATTATTAAACTACCTCATTTAAATAAATTAAATTTGAACGAAGAAAAGAAAATAATTGAAAGACAGTTAGGAAAAATTCTAAGAGAAAGTGTAAGAATACCTTTAGATTATATTTTTAGATATTCAAAAGATACTTTCATTATCTTGCTAACTGACATTTTTGAAGATATATTTGATAAAATTATAAATAGAATAAACGATAGAATAAAAATGTTAACAGATTATTCAGAAACTTGTGAAATAAAATCTTATTATATTCCAAGAGACAAAATATCAACAGATGATGTTTACAAAATTTTGGAAGAGTTTTAA
- the murA gene encoding UDP-N-acetylglucosamine 1-carboxyvinyltransferase yields MNAINLDSSNKLIVKGPQVASGSIKISGSKNAVLPIMAATLLTKDRVVLNNVPDLADVQTMLEILEYSGKSIKKSDDQLIIEEFQELKGEIPYEPVRKMRASFNVYGPLTLRTRETKVALPGGCSLGVRPVNYHLEGLKKMGIESTTEHGYVIGKITNSKDKINISLPFPSVGATEHLITSAVLLKGKTIKISNCAMEPEITDLIDFLSKMGANIEGKNTSIITIKGVEELKGIEYSVSPDRIEAGTYIIMGAILGDNLKIEKVCIDDLRILLNILEEIGITFDHSEEEKYVKISKTDFDKVRNLNIDTAPYPGFPTDLQPQISVLASLIPGKSTISENIFSSRFNHIDELNRMGANIRLEDNTAIIDGVDYLSGAPIQATDLRAAAALLIAALSAEGESIISNIDHIFRGYEKLKEKLENVGIKIEFSKY; encoded by the coding sequence ATGAATGCAATAAATTTAGATTCTTCAAATAAACTAATAGTTAAAGGGCCACAAGTTGCTAGTGGTTCGATAAAGATATCTGGCTCAAAAAATGCCGTATTACCTATTATGGCTGCTACTTTACTGACAAAAGATAGAGTAGTTCTAAATAACGTACCAGATCTTGCAGATGTTCAAACAATGCTGGAAATATTAGAATACTCTGGTAAATCAATAAAAAAATCTGATGATCAACTTATCATAGAAGAGTTTCAAGAACTGAAAGGTGAGATCCCTTACGAACCAGTAAGAAAAATGAGAGCATCTTTTAATGTATATGGACCCTTAACTTTAAGAACAAGAGAAACGAAAGTCGCTCTACCTGGAGGATGTTCTTTGGGAGTTAGACCTGTTAACTACCATCTTGAAGGGCTCAAAAAAATGGGGATTGAGAGTACAACAGAACATGGCTATGTAATTGGTAAAATAACTAACTCAAAAGATAAAATAAATATAAGTTTACCTTTTCCAAGTGTAGGTGCAACAGAACATCTAATAACCTCAGCAGTTTTATTAAAAGGAAAAACTATAAAAATATCCAATTGTGCTATGGAACCAGAAATAACTGACCTAATAGATTTTCTTTCAAAAATGGGTGCAAATATAGAAGGGAAAAACACATCAATAATAACCATAAAAGGCGTAGAAGAGCTAAAAGGAATAGAATACTCTGTAAGTCCAGATAGAATTGAAGCAGGAACATATATAATCATGGGGGCGATTTTGGGAGATAACTTGAAAATAGAGAAAGTTTGCATAGATGATTTAAGAATTCTTTTGAACATTCTGGAAGAAATAGGAATAACATTTGACCACTCAGAAGAAGAAAAATATGTGAAAATCAGCAAAACAGATTTTGATAAAGTTAGAAACTTGAACATAGATACAGCTCCATATCCTGGATTTCCAACTGATTTACAACCACAAATATCTGTTTTAGCCTCTTTAATACCAGGAAAATCGACGATATCAGAAAATATTTTTAGTAGTAGATTTAACCACATAGATGAATTAAACAGAATGGGAGCAAATATCAGACTCGAAGATAATACAGCAATTATTGATGGAGTTGATTATCTTTCTGGGGCACCAATCCAAGCAACCGATTTAAGAGCTGCTGCAGCCTTATTGATAGCTGCTTTAAGTGCCGAGGGCGAAAGCATTATATCTAATATAGACCACATATTCAGAGGTTATGAAAAATTAAAAGAAAAACTGGAAAATGTCGGAATAAAAATAGAATTTAGCAAATATTAA